The Acidobacteriota bacterium DNA segment GCAGCGCCGCCGCTTCCTCCAGGGAAAGGTAGGCCGGCTTGGGACGGATGTTGTCGGCCGGAACGGCGACCATCTGCGCATAGGTGCCATTGTCGGGCATCCCCAGAATGCGCATGCCCGGCCCTTGAGCCTTGATTTCCGGTCCCCAGTCCAGGCAGGGGTTGATGAGCACAGCCTGGCCCAGCAGGTCGGTGGATACGCCGGAGCCCACGCCGGCCACTTCGCCTGAACCGTCCGAACCCAGGATGGTGGGAAGCTGAATGTTGGCGTACAGTCCCTTGCGGATCCAGGCGTCGCGGTGGTTCAGCGCGGCCGCCTTCAGACGGACCAGCACCTGGCCGTCTCCGGGAACCGGGTCGGAGACCTCTTCCCACAGCAGCTTTTCGGGACCACCCAAATCCTTCAGCACGATCGCTTTCATTGCAGTTACCTCACCTGTATTCGTACCCGCCTGGCTCAGGACTCCTTGAGCCAGCGGTAGACCTCCCCCACACGGGGGCGTTTGCCATACATCAATGAAGCCGTCCGAAAGAGCCGGGAGGCTCCCTTGACGGCCAGGAATATCCCCAGAATCAGCACTGCCGTGGAGACCAGCACATCCACCAGCGGGACCTCGTCGGTGCTTAGCCGCAGCAGCATGGTGACCGGCGCCGTCAAGGGGAAGAACGAAAAGGAACGGGCCAGCCAGGAATGGGGCTGCTGCATGAGAGACGCGAGCAGAAACATCGGAATCATGCTGGTCATTGTCCAGACAACCGACAACTGCTGGCTTTCCTGGGAAGAGTTGCCCAACAGGCCGGTGCCCGCCATGAGGCCGGCAAACAGGAGATAGCCGAGGATCACGTACATCAGGCTCAAGAGAATCTGTCCGGGAGACAGGGTCATCAGGGTCAATATCAGGCTGGCAGGCAGCACCAGCAGCACCACGTAGAAGGCAACCTGCAGCAGCCCGGCTGCGCCCAGGCCCATCATCTTGCCCATCAGGAGCTGGGTGGGAGTCACCGACGAAAGAAGGATCTCGATGACCCGGTTCTGCTTCTCCTCGGCAATGCCCTGGAGCAGGTAACCTGAAGACATGAAGATGGAGATCGTCAAGAGAAAAAACATGATAAAGGGTCCCAGGAACCGCCCGACTCGCTTCAGCAGGTTGCCCTCAGGCTGGATCCGACCCTGTTTTGAGACTTGCATTTCCTTGAATCGCCCCGGTGTCAGGATTCTGGCCACGGCTTCTTCTTCCAGCCGCCCACTGGCCAGGCTGGCTCGCAGCAGTGCGCTCAAATGCCTCCGCCCGGTTCGGGTCAACTGAGAGAAGATGCCCTTTTTAGCCGCGTAGACGACGATGTCGCCGCTCTGCAGATAGTCGGCTTGCAGCAGGAAGACAGCACTGAGATCGCCCTTTTTGAGGTCCGCCAGAGCCTTGTCCAGATCGTCATAGGCCACCAGGTTGGAGTCAACCCCGGCGCCGGGCACCGGGAGCGGGTTCGATGAAACGGTTGGGCGGGTCACTTCCTGCAAGCTGAAGTCCAGAACGCGGGCGCGGTCAACCACACCAGCCGGACCTTGATTGGCTTGCGAATCGCGGAAGCTCTCCCGGGACAGCATGCTGGCCGCCAAGAGTCCGCCGATCATGAGCAGCGGCAGTCCAAACAGTGTGAACAGGTAACCCTTGCGGGTCACGGTCACCAGGAACTCTCGCTTGGCAATGGCCCAGACCTTGTTCATGAGTTATCCCGCACCACCCGAATGAATATCTCGTCGAGAGGGGTTCTGGTGCGCTGGAACGATTCGATCTCGGCGCCCGACTCCACCAGCCAGCCGAGGAATTTTGCCGCTTCCACTCCCTGCTTCAGGTAAACGGTAGCTGCAGCGTTGTGGCGGGTGAAACGGTCAATGAGCTCGCACCTATGGTATTCAGCCCCGGAGTGCACCAGGAAGGAAGGCTCGGAGTAGCGGTTCTGAATATCCTCGAGGTCCCCATAGAGCACCTGGCGTCCCCGATCGATCATGAAGACCCGGCGGCACAGCGATTCCACCAGCGACATCTGGTGCACGGACAGCACCACTGTCTTTCCCTCGGCGGCCAGTTCCCGAATGGACCGGACCAGCAGATGAACGTTGATGGGATCCAGCCCGGTGAAGGGTTCGTCCAGGATGAGGATGTCGGGGTCGGAGACAACGGTTGCGATGAATTGGACCTTTTGCTGGTTGCCCTTGGAGAGCTCCTGGACCGGGCGGTTCCGTAAATCGTCGATCTCCAGTCTCTTGAGCCAATCGCGGGCATTGCTGCGGACCCGCTCGATGGGGACGCCCTTGAGCGACCCAAGGTATTCCAGAACCGCCATCACCCTTTGTCGAAAATAGAGGCCGCGCTCTTCAGGCAGGTAGCCGATGCGGTTCTTGTGGGTCTCTGAAATGGGCTGCCCCTGGATTTGAATGGATCCGGCGTCCGGCCGAATCAGGTCGAGAATGAGGCGGATGAGTGTGGTCTTGCCGGCTCCGTTCGGTCCCAGGAGGCCGAAGATTTCGCCGCTGCCGATCTCGAACGAGGCGCCATCCACGGCGACGACCGAACGGAAGTTCTTGCTGACTTTCCGAACCGAAATGACGGCGTTGGGGGAGACCATAAGCGGCATACCTTATCACGATGGCCATACCCGGTCTAAGGCAATATTCTTGCCCTCCAGGCACCGACTCTTGGGTGTCCATTTCGTAGGCTTTTGACTATAATATCCCGGTTTTTCAGGGGCCAAAGCTGCCGTTTCTTGACGGATTTCGGCAGGGACGCGCCGTCCATTGGGCCCCGCTTTCCCGACGGGAAACTCCTGTCGTTACAGAATCCATGGCAACCGAATCAGCGGGTCCCAAGAGAACAGGTCTGAAACGCGTGCGCTCGGGGAGGGCGCTGGTGATCGAAGCCTTGTTGCTGATGGGTTTGTGGCTCCATCTCAGCGGCCGCTTCGACCCCTTCCACCTGGCGCTGGGCGTGGGGTCGGTATTGTTGGTGATGTGGATCAATGCTCCCCTCAAGCAGACCCAACTATACAGTGGCGATACCTTTGCCTGGGACCGGGCCAACTACTGGGCCCTGCTGGCCTATTTGCCCTGGCTGGGGTGGGAGATCCTGTTGGGCAGCATTCAGGTGGCCTACCTGGTGTTGCACCCCAGGATGCCGGTGGAGCCTTGCCTGGTCCACTTCCGGGTGAATCTGCCCAACCTGGCGGCCAGAGTGATCCTCGGCAACTCCATCACCCTGACTCCGGGAACGGTGACGATCCGAATCCGGGGGAACGAATTCGTGGTCCACGCACTGACCCGGGCATCGGCGGAAGGCCTGGTGCACGGCGACATGCCGCTGAGAGTCTCCAGGATTTTCCATGGCCCTCGGGAACAAGTCGTTACCCAGGTCCGAGTGGTCAAGCTGAACGGCTCATCCGCAAATTGATGGAAGACGTCTTTCTCTACCTCGCCATCGTCCTGTCCGTCATCATTCCTTTGCCCTTCTACCGCGTGTTGAAGGGACCCACCATATTTGACCGGCTCCTGGGTGCAAGCGCCATAGGCACCAAGACGCTGGTGCTGGTTTGTCTGATCGGCTTTCTCTACGGCCGGATCGAGTTGTTTGTCGACATTGCCCTGGCCTACGCCATCCTGAACTTCATCGGTCTGGTCGCCGTGGCCAGATATTTCCAGAGCCACCCCGAGGAAAGATGAGCACCTTCAGAGAACTGCTGGCATTGACGATGGTCTTCGCAGGGAGCTTCTTTCTGCTGGTGGGCAGCGTGGGAATTTTGCGCTTGCCGGACATTTTCTGCCGAACTCACGCTACCAGCAAGAACGATACCCTGGGCATCTTGCTGGCCGTGGGAGGCCTGGCAGTGTTCGAGGGGTTTACGCTGACAAGCCTCAAGCTGGTCACGGCCCTG contains these protein-coding regions:
- a CDS encoding ABC transporter permease; translation: MNKVWAIAKREFLVTVTRKGYLFTLFGLPLLMIGGLLAASMLSRESFRDSQANQGPAGVVDRARVLDFSLQEVTRPTVSSNPLPVPGAGVDSNLVAYDDLDKALADLKKGDLSAVFLLQADYLQSGDIVVYAAKKGIFSQLTRTGRRHLSALLRASLASGRLEEEAVARILTPGRFKEMQVSKQGRIQPEGNLLKRVGRFLGPFIMFFLLTISIFMSSGYLLQGIAEEKQNRVIEILLSSVTPTQLLMGKMMGLGAAGLLQVAFYVVLLVLPASLILTLMTLSPGQILLSLMYVILGYLLFAGLMAGTGLLGNSSQESQQLSVVWTMTSMIPMFLLASLMQQPHSWLARSFSFFPLTAPVTMLLRLSTDEVPLVDVLVSTAVLILGIFLAVKGASRLFRTASLMYGKRPRVGEVYRWLKES
- a CDS encoding ATP-binding cassette domain-containing protein codes for the protein MPLMVSPNAVISVRKVSKNFRSVVAVDGASFEIGSGEIFGLLGPNGAGKTTLIRLILDLIRPDAGSIQIQGQPISETHKNRIGYLPEERGLYFRQRVMAVLEYLGSLKGVPIERVRSNARDWLKRLEIDDLRNRPVQELSKGNQQKVQFIATVVSDPDILILDEPFTGLDPINVHLLVRSIRELAAEGKTVVLSVHQMSLVESLCRRVFMIDRGRQVLYGDLEDIQNRYSEPSFLVHSGAEYHRCELIDRFTRHNAAATVYLKQGVEAAKFLGWLVESGAEIESFQRTRTPLDEIFIRVVRDNS
- a CDS encoding Na+/H+ antiporter subunit E, which encodes MATESAGPKRTGLKRVRSGRALVIEALLLMGLWLHLSGRFDPFHLALGVGSVLLVMWINAPLKQTQLYSGDTFAWDRANYWALLAYLPWLGWEILLGSIQVAYLVLHPRMPVEPCLVHFRVNLPNLAARVILGNSITLTPGTVTIRIRGNEFVVHALTRASAEGLVHGDMPLRVSRIFHGPREQVVTQVRVVKLNGSSAN
- a CDS encoding monovalent cation/H+ antiporter complex subunit F, which encodes MEDVFLYLAIVLSVIIPLPFYRVLKGPTIFDRLLGASAIGTKTLVLVCLIGFLYGRIELFVDIALAYAILNFIGLVAVARYFQSHPEER
- a CDS encoding monovalent cation/H(+) antiporter subunit G, whose translation is MSTFRELLALTMVFAGSFFLLVGSVGILRLPDIFCRTHATSKNDTLGILLAVGGLAVFEGFTLTSLKLVTALVFVALAYPIGSHVLVNAAARFHWRRQPGGAPRRETGEKP